One stretch of Niallia sp. XMNu-256 DNA includes these proteins:
- a CDS encoding sigma-54-dependent Fis family transcriptional regulator, giving the protein MQTVMIVGAGKGGMAIIQIIQDSPVLDVQAVIDIKDDAPGILWARERGIQTSTDWQPFLKGKIDMIIEVTGNQEVYRELRQACSRETVLIPASVAYMLIKLFKDKEKLISKIQKETYKYNLIFNSVDNGMIVINNDENIILLNNSAEKLIGISRNEALGKHISMVVPTSELPRVLRTRMVESNREVKLPNGLKIIATRIPIIDKSGLLIGGFSIFKDISEVVSMAEQITDLKEIQTKLQAIFHSSDEAISVVDEDGIGMMINPAYTRITGLTEEQVIGKPATTDIVVGESVHMKVLKTRRAVRGVPMLVGPNKREVVVNGAPVIVNGKLKGSVGIIRDVSELKSLNRELNRAKQMIRTLEAKYSFEDIIGNSEVMKIAIEQAKLAAKTPATILLRGESGTGKELFAHAIHNGSDRKFNKFIRVNCASLSESLLESELFGYVEGAFTGAKRGGKKGLFEEANNGSIFLDEIGELSLNTQVKLLRVLQENEITRVGGTEAISLNVRVIAATNVNLEKAMANGEFREDLYYRLNQMPIFIPPLRKRKEDIESLCSNLIERINGEYGRNIEGVTEGALARLLMYEWPGNIRELDNMIRRAIIFMNYNEKYIDLEYIFNLSKPTSVDTESTLDMATEGTLSQRLEEYEKSIILKTLEKNKGNKTKTAKELGLSIRNLYYKLEKYEHANNSMK; this is encoded by the coding sequence ATGCAAACGGTAATGATCGTTGGGGCAGGAAAAGGCGGTATGGCTATTATACAAATCATCCAGGATTCACCTGTGTTGGATGTACAAGCAGTCATTGATATAAAAGATGATGCTCCTGGGATCTTATGGGCGAGGGAAAGGGGAATTCAGACATCAACAGATTGGCAACCTTTTTTAAAGGGAAAAATTGATATGATCATAGAGGTTACCGGCAATCAAGAAGTATACCGAGAATTAAGACAAGCCTGTTCAAGAGAAACTGTTTTAATCCCAGCAAGTGTCGCTTACATGCTTATAAAGCTTTTTAAAGATAAGGAAAAGCTGATTTCAAAAATACAAAAGGAAACGTATAAATATAATCTTATCTTCAACTCAGTTGATAATGGGATGATTGTCATAAATAATGACGAAAACATTATTTTACTTAATAATAGTGCGGAAAAGTTGATAGGCATCAGTAGAAATGAGGCTCTTGGAAAACATATTTCAATGGTCGTTCCTACAAGTGAACTGCCGAGGGTGCTTAGAACAAGAATGGTTGAAAGTAATCGAGAAGTAAAACTGCCAAACGGCTTAAAAATCATTGCTACAAGAATCCCGATCATTGATAAAAGTGGGTTATTAATTGGGGGCTTTTCCATTTTTAAAGATATATCTGAGGTTGTAAGCATGGCGGAACAAATTACTGACTTAAAAGAAATTCAAACAAAGCTTCAAGCGATTTTTCATTCTAGTGACGAAGCGATTTCAGTTGTCGATGAAGATGGAATTGGCATGATGATAAATCCGGCCTATACACGGATTACTGGCTTAACAGAGGAGCAAGTGATTGGAAAACCTGCTACAACAGACATTGTAGTTGGTGAAAGTGTTCATATGAAGGTATTAAAAACGCGTCGAGCCGTAAGAGGTGTTCCCATGCTTGTCGGCCCAAATAAAAGGGAAGTTGTCGTAAACGGTGCTCCTGTTATAGTCAACGGGAAATTAAAGGGAAGTGTCGGGATCATTCGTGACGTATCCGAATTGAAAAGTTTAAATAGGGAATTAAACCGTGCCAAACAAATGATTAGGACACTTGAAGCAAAGTATTCTTTCGAAGATATCATCGGTAACTCTGAAGTCATGAAAATAGCGATAGAACAAGCGAAATTAGCTGCCAAAACCCCAGCAACGATCCTTTTACGTGGCGAGTCTGGTACGGGAAAAGAGTTATTTGCCCATGCCATCCATAATGGAAGTGACCGAAAATTTAATAAGTTCATACGTGTAAATTGTGCATCATTAAGTGAATCCTTATTGGAGAGTGAATTGTTTGGCTATGTGGAAGGAGCTTTTACAGGTGCCAAACGAGGCGGAAAAAAAGGTCTTTTTGAAGAGGCCAATAATGGCAGTATTTTTTTGGACGAAATTGGTGAGTTATCTTTAAATACACAAGTGAAGTTACTTCGGGTTCTCCAGGAAAATGAAATAACAAGAGTAGGTGGAACAGAAGCGATCTCTTTGAATGTTCGGGTCATTGCCGCAACCAATGTAAACTTAGAGAAGGCCATGGCTAATGGAGAATTTCGTGAAGATCTGTATTATCGGCTGAATCAAATGCCGATATTCATTCCGCCGTTAAGAAAAAGAAAGGAGGATATTGAATCCCTTTGTAGTAATTTAATTGAAAGAATCAATGGAGAGTATGGAAGAAACATAGAAGGGGTTACCGAAGGTGCCTTAGCTCGTTTATTAATGTATGAATGGCCTGGTAACATTCGCGAATTAGATAATATGATCCGTCGAGCGATCATTTTTATGAATTATAACGAAAAATATATCGATTTGGAATACATTTTTAATTTAAGTAAACCAACCTCTGTGGACACCGAAAGTACTTTGGACATGGCAACAGAAGGAACTTTATCTCAACGTCTTGAAGAATATGAAAAATCAATCATCCTGAAAACGTTGGAAAAGAATAAAGGAAATAAAACGAAAACCGCTAAGGAACTGGGATTATCAATAAGAAATCTGTATTATAAGTTAGAGAAATATGAACATGCAAATAATAGCATGAAATAA
- the bcd gene encoding branched-chain amino acid dehydrogenase, with protein sequence MEIFKYMADYDYEQLVFCHDESSGLKAIIAIHDTTLGPALGGTRMWTYETEAAAVEDALRLARGMTYKNAAAGLNLGGGKAVIIGDPRSDKSEELFRAFGRYVQSLNGRYITAEDVGTTVEDMDLIYQETNYVTGISPAYGSSGNPSPVTAFGVYRGMKAAAKEAFGTDSLQGKVVAVQGVGNVAYKLCEHLHKEGAKLIVTDIRKDAVDKVVQEFNATAVDPDDIYSVPCDIYAPCALGGTINDQTIPLLKAKVIAGSANNQLKEAKHGQIIHDLGIVYAPDYVINAGGVINVADELHGYNEERALKKVEAIYQNIEKVFEISKRDDIPTSEAADRMAEERIEKIRNSRNQFLQNGFHILSRR encoded by the coding sequence ATGGAAATTTTTAAATATATGGCAGATTACGATTATGAGCAGCTTGTTTTTTGTCATGATGAATCATCTGGTTTGAAAGCCATTATTGCGATACATGATACTACTCTTGGGCCTGCGTTAGGCGGGACGCGGATGTGGACATATGAAACAGAAGCGGCTGCGGTTGAAGATGCACTTAGGCTTGCTCGGGGAATGACTTATAAAAATGCTGCAGCGGGTTTGAATTTAGGTGGAGGAAAAGCCGTAATCATCGGTGATCCTCGAAGCGATAAAAGTGAAGAATTATTTCGTGCCTTTGGCCGATATGTCCAAAGTTTGAATGGCAGGTATATCACTGCAGAGGATGTTGGTACAACGGTTGAAGATATGGATTTAATCTACCAAGAAACAAACTATGTAACGGGAATATCACCAGCGTATGGTTCTTCAGGCAATCCTTCTCCTGTAACGGCATTTGGTGTTTACCGTGGGATGAAGGCGGCTGCCAAAGAAGCGTTTGGAACAGACTCACTTCAAGGCAAAGTCGTTGCCGTGCAAGGGGTTGGAAATGTTGCCTATAAGCTTTGCGAACATCTCCACAAGGAAGGAGCAAAGCTAATAGTTACTGATATTCGAAAGGATGCGGTTGATAAAGTGGTTCAAGAGTTTAACGCTACCGCAGTTGATCCTGATGATATTTATTCAGTTCCGTGTGATATATATGCTCCTTGTGCGCTTGGGGGAACAATTAATGATCAAACAATTCCTTTATTAAAAGCAAAGGTGATTGCAGGTTCGGCGAATAATCAATTAAAAGAAGCTAAACATGGGCAAATCATTCATGATTTAGGAATTGTATATGCACCAGACTATGTAATTAATGCAGGTGGTGTTATTAATGTTGCGGATGAATTACACGGATATAATGAAGAGAGGGCGTTAAAGAAGGTAGAAGCGATTTATCAAAATATCGAAAAAGTGTTTGAAATCTCAAAACGTGATGACATCCCAACATCTGAGGCAGCTGACAGAATGGCAGAGGAGCGGATTGAAAAAATTAGGAATTCACGCAATCAATTTCTGCAAAACGGTTTTCATATTTTAAGCAGACGTTAA
- the lpdA gene encoding dihydrolipoyl dehydrogenase has translation MAQEYDLVVLGGGTGGYVAAIRAAQLGLKTAIVEKEKLGGTCLHKGCIPSKALLRSAEVYATMKRSEEFGIDKSQLSLNFPRVQERKTQIVEQLHKGVQFLMKKGKIDVYEGIGRILGPSIFSPLPGTISVEMRNGTENEMLIPKNIIIATGSRPNTLNFQIDGQYVLTSDEALSMEELPKSILIVGGGVIGVEWASMLADFDVEVTILEYEDRILRTEDTDISKEMRQLLEKKGINIHTGAKVLPDSIEIDEGVTINAEINGEIQSFSGEKLLITVGRQANIEGFGLANTAVEIDRGVIKTNSYYQTKESHIYAIGDVIGGMQLAHVASHEGILAVEHIAGNNPQPLQYSLISTCIYSNPEASKVGLTEEEAKSQGYKVKTGKFPFRSIGKALVFGESDGFVKMVVDAETNDLLGVHMIGPHVTELISEAGLARVLDATPWEISQNIHPHPSLSEAIGEAALAVDGNALHG, from the coding sequence TTGGCGCAAGAATATGACTTAGTGGTTCTTGGCGGGGGAACAGGTGGATATGTAGCAGCCATCCGTGCAGCACAACTCGGTTTAAAAACGGCCATAGTAGAAAAAGAAAAACTTGGCGGAACATGTCTTCATAAAGGTTGTATACCGTCAAAAGCGTTGCTTCGAAGTGCAGAGGTGTATGCAACGATGAAGCGGAGCGAGGAATTTGGAATTGACAAAAGCCAGTTATCATTAAATTTCCCAAGAGTACAGGAAAGAAAAACACAAATTGTCGAACAACTTCATAAAGGTGTTCAATTTTTAATGAAAAAGGGGAAAATTGATGTTTACGAAGGGATTGGACGGATTTTAGGTCCCTCTATTTTTTCGCCTCTTCCAGGTACCATTTCAGTTGAAATGAGGAATGGTACAGAAAATGAAATGTTAATTCCGAAAAACATCATCATAGCAACAGGTTCAAGACCGAACACATTGAATTTCCAAATTGATGGTCAATATGTTCTCACCTCCGATGAAGCTTTATCAATGGAAGAATTGCCAAAATCAATTCTTATCGTTGGGGGAGGTGTGATTGGAGTGGAATGGGCCTCCATGTTGGCTGATTTTGATGTTGAGGTCACTATCTTAGAATATGAAGACCGTATTCTTCGTACGGAGGATACAGACATATCAAAGGAAATGAGACAGCTCTTAGAGAAGAAAGGAATTAATATCCATACCGGAGCTAAGGTCTTACCGGACTCAATCGAAATAGACGAAGGTGTCACGATTAATGCAGAAATTAATGGTGAAATCCAATCATTCAGTGGTGAAAAACTTCTTATTACTGTAGGAAGACAAGCGAATATCGAAGGCTTTGGTTTAGCGAACACAGCAGTTGAAATCGATCGAGGTGTGATCAAGACCAATTCCTATTATCAAACGAAAGAATCCCATATTTATGCAATTGGTGATGTGATTGGAGGGATGCAGTTGGCACATGTAGCTTCACATGAAGGCATTCTCGCTGTTGAACATATTGCTGGAAATAATCCGCAGCCGCTCCAATACTCGCTTATTTCTACTTGTATATATAGCAATCCAGAAGCCTCAAAAGTTGGATTAACGGAAGAAGAGGCAAAGAGTCAAGGGTATAAGGTAAAAACAGGCAAGTTTCCTTTTCGTTCAATTGGAAAAGCACTCGTCTTTGGCGAAAGTGATGGGTTTGTCAAAATGGTGGTTGATGCAGAAACCAATGATTTATTAGGTGTTCATATGATTGGTCCACATGTAACAGAGCTCATTTCAGAGGCCGGGCTTGCTCGTGTACTTGATGCGACACCATGGGAAATTTCCCAAAATATTCATCCCCACCCAAGTCTTTCTGAGGCAATTGGAGAAGCAGCGTTGGCTGTTGATGGAAATGCTCTTCATGGCTAA
- the buk gene encoding butyrate kinase, with amino-acid sequence MHQNKFRILTINPGSTFTKIAIFENEISIWEKMLVHNIEVTESYTHIIDQLDFRKREILQSLHNEAINLSRFHAVCSRGGLLRPIEGGTYVVDEGMLVDLRAGYAGEHASNLGGILAYEIASGLNIPAFIVDPVVVDELSEVARISGLPKIERKSIFHALNQRAVAHRVAKELGKRYEELNLVVAHLGWGITIGAHQKGKVVDVNNGLVGEGPFCPDRAGSVPVGDLIDLCYSEQYSKEEIMKLLVGTGGFMGYLGTNQPEEIERMIDQGDEKAKLVYNAMAYQISKEIGAVSTVLAGEVDAVILTGDLAYRKRLTQEIMDRVNWIADVYIHPGENVLLALAEGALRVLTGEEVAKEYPEVVMKSKSN; translated from the coding sequence ATGCACCAAAACAAGTTTCGTATTTTAACGATTAATCCTGGTTCTACCTTTACAAAAATTGCCATCTTTGAGAATGAAATTTCAATTTGGGAAAAGATGCTTGTCCATAATATTGAAGTTACGGAATCTTACACACATATTATTGACCAATTGGATTTTCGAAAAAGGGAGATACTCCAATCCTTACATAATGAAGCTATTAACTTGTCTAGATTCCATGCTGTTTGCTCAAGAGGGGGATTGCTTAGACCAATTGAAGGGGGAACGTATGTAGTAGATGAAGGAATGCTTGTTGATTTACGAGCCGGTTATGCGGGGGAGCATGCCTCTAATTTAGGGGGAATCCTGGCTTATGAAATTGCCTCTGGTCTCAACATTCCAGCTTTTATCGTTGACCCTGTTGTCGTAGATGAACTTTCTGAAGTGGCGAGAATTTCAGGATTACCTAAGATTGAAAGAAAAAGTATATTTCACGCTTTAAATCAAAGAGCAGTGGCCCATCGGGTTGCAAAAGAGCTTGGAAAGCGTTATGAGGAATTGAATTTAGTTGTAGCCCATTTAGGCTGGGGCATCACAATCGGTGCCCACCAAAAAGGAAAAGTAGTCGACGTTAATAATGGTTTGGTTGGAGAAGGTCCGTTTTGTCCAGACCGTGCAGGATCTGTACCTGTAGGAGATCTAATTGATCTTTGTTATTCCGAACAATATTCAAAAGAAGAAATTATGAAACTGCTCGTAGGTACAGGTGGTTTTATGGGCTATCTAGGAACAAATCAGCCCGAGGAAATTGAGAGGATGATTGATCAAGGGGATGAAAAAGCCAAATTGGTGTATAATGCGATGGCTTATCAAATCTCCAAAGAAATTGGTGCTGTGAGTACCGTTTTAGCTGGTGAAGTCGACGCGGTGATCTTAACAGGCGATCTTGCATATCGAAAAAGATTAACCCAGGAAATTATGGATCGTGTCAATTGGATTGCAGACGTTTATATCCATCCTGGTGAAAATGTTCTATTGGCCTTGGCTGAAGGAGCTTTACGAGTGTTAACCGGAGAAGAAGTTGCGAAGGAATATCCGGAGGTAGTGATGAAATCGAAATCTAATTGA
- a CDS encoding DUF2627 domain-containing protein, translated as MIRIIALLILVIPGVIAAYGVKFMRDTVFGILHAPIAFLWLQFLIGLLMVVLGIGFIGGFILHRDRKRNKVQSRFQKTESTKSEVN; from the coding sequence ATGATCCGAATTATTGCACTTCTGATATTAGTCATTCCCGGCGTGATTGCTGCATATGGGGTAAAGTTTATGAGGGACACAGTATTTGGAATCTTACATGCACCGATTGCTTTTCTTTGGTTACAGTTTCTCATTGGTCTTTTGATGGTTGTATTGGGGATCGGATTTATTGGCGGATTTATCCTTCATCGTGATCGAAAAAGAAATAAAGTACAATCAAGATTCCAAAAAACCGAATCTACCAAGAGTGAAGTAAACTAA